One region of Culex pipiens pallens isolate TS chromosome 2, TS_CPP_V2, whole genome shotgun sequence genomic DNA includes:
- the LOC120421573 gene encoding protein Cep78 homolog: MKPEEVASSEVSAQPQRYRTTKSVNSNRHSKDFYRRYLALCRAKNFPPLAELSRVHAGKGRQSNQLDFYGDRFKDADWRLIVAALTEDTSLEMVAIRLRKALGDVLEGSGTVGCQRLDLGVERPVVLTKRLFTRLVDSLAQFLVVNRKVRIFVLEGLPVQGLYMATLVNSLQQNASITELSFARSAIMDEGAEAICGAVMHLANVDTLNLSGCQLTGRGFLAVAELIKFQKIQRFADSWKHSLRYGEVDTAKMLGLRHVLLNANPRAGDDGLQELTEVLKEDEWIQQVHVRNCGLTDEGVKFLVDCLNVNKTIEKFDIRDNAAVSEEACREFLIKLGVELESSDSGLSFKESTLDGSTKMKQSEQIKYLQQQLSSERHRSSQLQLMIEQLHLQQTEYATEMNALRQDYNRIVEEREQLLRRVQLLQKPKQSPPSRGSNVHKSKSEHLPSVLFGRRSSPRKRGSKSEMTLRWVRDRHVSSNRRRAPLLENKPIGDSELVVDSVRQKLDGAARKQFGQGDAAKVDGWSVDKECYEDYEGEDGDEYGGEDDEDEFDESISSISGAELLQMLAAKKRHHATNQQGNSFESQ, encoded by the exons ATGAAACCCGAAGAAGTCGCCTCCTCCGAAGTGTCCGCCCAACCCCAGCGGTACCGCACAACCAAATCTGTCAACTCGAACCGCCACTCCAAGGACTTTTACCGGCGGTACCTGGCGCTGTGCCGGGCCAAGAACTTCCCTCCGCTGGCCGAACTGTCCCGGGTTCATGCCGGCAAAGGTCGCCAGTCGAACCAGCTGGACTTTTATGGAGACCGATTCAAGGACGCCGACTGGCGGCTGATTGTGGCGGCCCTGACGGAGGACACATCTCTTGAGATGGTCGCGATTCGACTGCGGAAGGCTCTCGGGGACGTGCTGGAAGGCAGCGGTACGGTGGGGTGTCAACGGTTGGATTTGGGCGTGGAACGGCCGGTCGTGCTGACGAAGCGACTGTTTACGCGGCTCGTGGATAGCTTGGCGCAGTTTTTGGTCGTCAATCGGAAGGTTCGGATCTTTGTGCTGGAGGGACTGCCCGTTCAGGGGCTTTACATGGCCACGCTGGTTAAC AGTCTTCAACAGAATGCCTCCATAACGGAGCTCAGCTTTGCGCGGAGTGCCATCATGGACGAGGGCGCCGAAGCGATTTGCGGGGCCGTGATGCATCTGGCCAACGTCGACACGTTGAATCTGTCCGGGTGTCAGCTGACGGGGCGAGGATTTCTCGCCGTTGCCGAGCTGATCAAGTTTCAGAAAATACAGCGGTTCGCCGACAGCTGGAAGCATTCACTGCGGTACGGTGAAGTGGACACCGCAAAAATGCTGGGGCTGCGGCACGTACTGCTGAACGCAAATCCGCGTGCCGGAGACGATGGCCTGCAGGAGCTCACCGAAGTCTTGAAGGAAGACGAATGGATTCAGCAGGTTCACGTTCGGAACTGCGGTTTGACCGACGAGGGAGTCAAATTTCTAGTTGACTGTCTGAACGTGAACAAAACGATCGAGAAGTTCGACATCAGGGACAACGCCGCTGTATCGGAGGAAGCTTGTCGGGAGTTTTTGATCAAGCTGGGCGTCGAGCTGGAATCCTCCGACAGTGGACTCTCGTTCAAGGAATCCACGCTGGACGGTTCGACCAAGATGAAGCAATCGGAACAGATCAAGTACCTGCAGCAGCAGCTGTCCTCCGAACGCCACCGCAGCTCACAGCTTCAGCTGATGATTGAACAACTGCACCTACAGCAGACGGAATACGCCACGGAGATGAACGCCCTTCGGCAGGACTACAACCGGATCGTAGAAGA GCGTGAACAGCTCCTGAGGCGCGTGCAGCTCCTTCAAAAGCCAAAGCAGTCACCTCCAAGTCGCGGCAGCAACGTGCACAAGAGCAAGAGCGAACACCTGCCGTCGGTTCTGTTTGGCCGCAGATCCTCACCCCGAAAGCGTGGCAGCAAATCCGAGATGACCCTGCGCTGGGTACGCGATCGGCACGTGAGTAGCAATCGCCGACGCGCTCCACTGCTGGAGAACAAACCCATCGGAGACAGCGAACTGGTGGTGGATTCGGTACGGCAAAAGCTGGACGGCGCGGCCCGGAAGCAGTTTGGTCAGGGAGACGCCGCCAAGGTGGACGGCTGGAGCGTGGACAAAGAGTGCTACGAGGATTACGAGGGGGAGGACGGTGACGAGTACGGAGGGGAAGACGACGAGGATGAGTTTGACGAAAGTATCAGCTCGATTTCCGGGGCGGAGCTGTTGCAAATGTTGGCGGCCAAGAAGCGGCACCACGCGACGAATCAGCAGGGAAACAGTTTTGAGTCACAGTAG
- the LOC120421572 gene encoding uncharacterized protein LOC120421572, which yields MFSLPLIFNFILVVILICAVRLPFLLVHGEPSSEDASELSQLKEVFYKNLLADFRAEGLDGSAELSPEEEARMDQRIRGFVRSTGVGESGTTDRVKRESKNVDEQLIEADTAGGERRFLKGFHERGYVPVNFPLDICLLKVGTKVFAASLHIRKSKESYSNHTVVSFYVREEGQFQKFKEYTAILARNMDCISNASLGFVAIVNYYDNARNQDSPLNHRGIDDGSPIFQIQENGTTEIVQKFSQSNQNTVHMWTHGNHIYLTHTYTNLDESVANVCPLYRWSGYHFDAIDELPCYNSIHIEPFMIAETLFIAIANQMNDEAVDEDTFSDVFKFDYERQKFDFHQKIYVYSVSDIAYFFLDQGDVREHFLVTGNSRAGKKNRKKLDYDQHSIVYKFIDGFFVPFQKFELHRVQQFLPVMRENGEFLLLIRCKGKPLQIYEYDGWKFAPSRIDYTREAFAEGVSHMRVYRHIINASVIVIANKNLFGSTTNIFTPMYGVENDLKEVYGQFISWCGETTDRLSQMNLEEIYNKLEALPKVDDGTIKLDKDVEVKRSTVEHLRTKVLHTGGFVFDQRTFDYLNSVHNQLEGLKQKVEKLKAIIDDSLGLNETLEVRGDLKVPQVIATGALVKDLNARNINDERQPPVNGTEEDEIINVDRLIVDDRLSVKFLNGYASETLLRTNGDPRLLKDVDLYVSEVEVRGDLFVNNLIDGIRFTPDNVLINGADQTFSAKTMYVDHLVVKNLVTPKLNNTDVDQVTALIEQASKLRSRSRAAQQDYPSRLREIRVKNLTLTGLTNDVDMAYIDQYALKTVGDQVITAPFNFDNIVVDNVTAPNNRLSGIDLNFLVLTEPTSEYPDFKVRQDVQFLKPVQMDNVQLYDRINHIPVIDDELQVLLRDSKEPQLITGTKTFDYVELLGPIFLQGKINSSSLSKLNPVTTINQDVYLEGDFEITGDVTIERLLNTSNIFGASRTYNFVNLYEHGLPLNAVGSYQNFTFTKPLIVENAFTTDLNGLNPNDFIPINSDRVQQITGKKTFRGDLKIRGGHVDAAMINQVDLRVLNETVLKRTGDQVVEGTIHFKEVVASHVVAQETLFEGRPLDTLLTTDSKQQIKANVRMENCRLTVNGNLNVGNLEATNSTIFGYNLDWMFSDTLQRPGCGLGNETVLVTGPKRFQNVQVRELVLLDQASLNGVDLMGLQKISDPLEQDIVIEETLILKHPITVRNVFFNGSINGVRREEFGRAWLLNEYNQTFTAPQIFEHVIAERTYVDGFVNGVKLDELAQNVYYLDQNERVPHAIFHEGVVSYQPVTVNGLISGLNLATDVLLDQASDPQQLEEIKIDGNLLVSGEIHVSHTLNGMNYAKLREFTTATGSTPDRPMNVEVYGNAHFEVQPEIVTLNGYNLEQLHRDVWLANRDEVLTGNYRFENAHFASWVHAKGPINNLNLSEIAQTYLSVSKAQNVTTPLIFKGPVRFRKATSARSVELGGLLKGSIDSKGIDIVDFDKHVLKKDVPQTITGNWTFHNVEVRGPFNLTTLNGLDLRRDILWQDATEVVFTAPKQFDNLHVHNIICPDPCLIQGVDINEWFANSVRKSRNHTIEGVTTVEAATFLGDIEVLGLVNNVTFDREHLLLKSVPQTIKGDLTLRTKFPELNLIYPSSIEELEVETINGKNFDEFMANLARRNQETLTVRTPVTLTRTLQAQNVDTGNNTIFGVNINQLLREVEYGDQLSKYESKLRSLDMVGQSLVETLHSKTPYLSHYERIKPLAGRFRDVITITLPLSPSPIELLAAHVDDGNRTAVEFYRWNKKDGQFRVAKGFPPITSPNMAITNLKRISLGYVQHLFVEFYDPSRRSYRQTILDLEPPDLVLPKKTPKFISIYEFNSTVPRNVVSLRLLDLDCLGLFSPIKDGLEIHCLHLENLLYYMRFHQALSTPAVQQALHLDNRLVLLSRNDLLQVWRPQPNYQLTLNQLIKVHAPNSLTVAKFDHQLFIAVSSEPDPAVESAHHGSIQIWRDQRPSHANGTFTRYHTILTSVPKQIQFSVLPVVGELMLYTVKDDRFHPVVIYRYEGVSGFAEYLTSNVLRLAGRDTKMALVKLEGKQRELVALVTERDVTFIEGVVKGSA from the exons atgttttCGTTGCCGCTAATATTTAACTTCATTCTGGTGGTGATACTAATCTGCGCGGTCCGATTACCGTTCTTGCTCGTGCATGGTGAACCCTCCTCCGAGGATGCCTCCGAACTGTCCCAGCTGAAAGAAGTGTTCTACAAAAATCTGCTGGCGGACTTTCGCGCCGAAGGCCTCGATGGGAGCGCAGAACTTTCTCCGGAAGAGGAGGCCCGCATGGATCAACGAATCCGCGGGTTTGTACGATCTACAGGCGTTGGTGAATCTGGAACAACCGACCGGGTGAAGCGAGAGTCGAAAAATGTGGACGAGCAGCTGATCGAGGCGGATACCGCTGGAG GCGAACGCCGCTTCCTCAAGGGCTTCCACGAGCGTGGCTACGTTCCGGTCAACTTCCCTCTGGACATCTGCCTGCTGAAAGTCGGTACGAAAGTGTTTGCCGCATCGCTACACATCCGCAAATCGAAGGAAAGCTACTCCAACCACACCGTCGTGTCGTTCTACGTGCGGGAGGAAGGCCAGTTTCAAAAGTTCAAAGAGTACACCGCGATCTTGGCCCGGAATATGGACTGCATCTCGAACGCCTCGCTGGGCTTCGTGGCTATTGTGAACTATTACGACAACGCTCGCAACCAGGATTCGCCGCTGAACCATCGAGGGATCGACGACGGGTCGCCGATCTTCCAGATTCAGGAGAACGGAACGACGGAGATCGTGCAGAAGTTTAGCCAATCGAACCAGAACACGGTGCACATGTGGACGCACGGCAATCACATCTACCTGACGCACACGTACACGAACCTGGACGAGAGCGTGGCGAACGTGTGCCCGCTGTACCGGTGGTCCGGGTATCACTTTGACGCGATCGACGAACTGCCGTGTTACAACTCGATACACATCGAACCGTTCATGATCGCGGAGACGCTTTTTATCGCGATCGCCAACCAGATGAACGACGAAGCGGTGGACGAGGACACGTTCTCGGACGTGTTCAAGTTTGACTACGAGCGGCAAAAGTTTGACTTTCACCAGAAGATTTACGTGTATTCGGTTTCGGACATTGCGTACTTCTTCCTCGATCAGGGCGATGTGAGGGAGCACTTTTTGGTGACGGGAAACTCGCGAGCCGGGAAGAAGAACCGGAAGAAGCTGGACTACGACCAGCACTCGATCGTGTACAAGTTCATCGACGGGTTCTTCGTGCCGTTTCAGAAGTTTGAGCTGCACCGGGTGCAGCAGTTCTTGCCGGTGATGCGGGAGAACGGGGAGTTTTTGCTGCTGATTCGTTGCAAAGGGAAACCGCTGCAGATCTACGAGTACGACGGGTGGAAGTTTGCTCCGTCGAGGATCGATTACACGCGGGAAGCGTTCGCCGAGGGAGTTTCGCACATGCGCGTTTATCGGCACATTATCAACGCCAGTGTGATCGTGATCGCGAATAAGAACCTGTTTGGCAGTACGACGAACATTTTTACGCCGATGTATGGCGTGGAGAATGATCTGAAGGAGGTTTACGGGCAGTTTATCAGCTGGTGCGGGGAAACGACGGATCGGTTGTCACAGATGAACCTGGAGGAGATTTACAACAAGTTGGAAGCGTTGCCGAAGGTGGACGATGGGACGATCAAGCTCGACAAGGACGTTGAGGTGAAGCGATCGACGGTTGAGCACTTGCGGACGAAGGTGTTGCACACGGGTGGGTTCGTGTTTGATCAGCGGACGTTCGACTACTTGAACAGCGTTCACAACCAGCTGGAGGGGTTGAAGCAAAAGGTGGAGAAGCTTAAAGCGATCATCGATGACAGCTTGGGATTGAACGAGACGCTGGAGGTGCGCGGGGATTTGAAGGTACCGCAGGTGATCGCGACCGGTGCACTTGTCAAGGACCTGAACGCTCGCAATATCAACGACGAGAGGCAACCACCGGTGAACGGAACGGAGGAGGATGAAATAATAAATGTCGATCGACTGATCGTAGATGATCGATTGTCTGTTAAGTTCTTGAATGGGTACGCTAGCGAGACACTGCTGCGTACCAATGGTGATCCTCGATTGCTCAAAGATGTAGATTTGTACGTAAGCGAGGTGGAAGTGAGAGGTGATTTGTTCGTAAATAACCTGATCGACGGCATTCGCTTCACGCCGGATAACGTGCTGATAAACGGTGCAGATCAGACGTTCTCCGCCAAAACCATGTACGTGGATcacttggtggtgaagaattTGGTGACGCCCAAGCTGAACAACACCGACGTGGATCAGGTTACGGCGCTCATCGAGCAGGCTTCCAAGTTGCGCTCGCGATCGCGTGCCGCCCAGCAGGATTATCCGTCGCGACTGCGGGAGATTCGCGTGAAGAACTTGACCTTGACGGGTTTGACGAACGATGTGGACATGGCGTACATCGATCAGTACGCGCTCAAGACGGTTGGCGATCAGGTGATTACGGCACCGTTCAACTTTGACAACATTGTCGTGGACAATGTGACGGCGCCGAACAATCGACTGTCGGGGATCGATTTGAACTTTTTGGTGCTAACGGAGCCGACCAGCGAGTACCCGGACTTTAAGGTGCGCCAGGACGTGCAGTTTCTGAAGCCGGTTCAGATGGACAACGTTCAGCTGTACGATCGCATCAACCACATTCCGGTGATCGACGATGAGCTGCAGGTGCTGCTAAGGGATTCCAAGGAACCACAGTTGATCACGGGGACGAAGACTTTCGATTACGTTGAATTGTTGGGTCCGATATTCCTGCAGGGCAagatcaacagcagcagcttgAGCAAGCTCAATCCAGTTACTACGATCAACCAGGACGTCTACCTGGAGGGAGACTTTGAAATAACCGGCGACGTAACGATCGAGCGTCTGCTCAACACGTCAAACATCTTCGGCGCCAGTCGGACGTACAACTTCGTCAACCTCTACGAGCACGGTCTCCCGTTGAACGCGGTTGGGTCCTACCAGAATTTCACCTTCACGAAGCCGTTGATAGTGGAGAACGCGTTCACCACCGACTTGAACGGGCTCAACCCGAACGATTTCATCCCGATCAACTCGGACCGGGTGCAGCAGATAACGGGGAAGAAGACGTTCCGTGGGGATTTGAAGATTCGAGGTGGCCACGTGGACGCAGCCATGATCAACCAGGTCGATTTGAGGGTGTTGAATGAAACGGTGCTGAAACGAACCGGTGATCAGGTGGTTGAGGGTACAATCCACTTTAAAGAGGTGGTAGCAAGTCATGTGGTAGCCCAGGAGACGCTCTTCGAGGGTCGTCCACTGGACACGCTGCTGACTACGGACTCGAAGCAGCAGATCAAGGCGAATGTGAGGATGGAGAACTGTCGGTTGACGGTGAACGGAAACTTGAATGTTGGTAATTTGGAAGCGACCAATTCGACCATCTTTGGGTACAATCTGGACTGGATGTTTAGCGATACGCTGCAACGTCCGGGCTGTGGTTTGGGTAATGAGACGGTGCTGGTGACCGGGCCAAAGCGATTCCAAAATGTTCAAGTGCGCGAGCTAGTGCTGCTCGATCAAGCCTCACTCAACGGGGTAGATCTGATGGGTCTGCAGAAGATCAGCGATCCGCTGGAACAGGACATAGTCATTGAGGAGACGTTGATTTTGAAGCATCCAATCACGGTGCGGAACGTGTTCTTCAACGGATCCATCAACGGAGTTCGGAGAGAGGAGTTTGGCCGGGCTTGGTTGCTGAACGAGTACAACCAGACCTTTACGGCACCGCAGATCTTTGAACACGTGATCGCGGAAAGGACTTACGTGGATGGGTTCGTCAACGGGGTAAAGTTGGACGAGTTGGCTCAGAACGTGTACTATCTGGACCAGAACGAGCGAGTTCCGCATGCGATTTTCC ACGAAGGAGTCGTTTCGTACCAGCCGGTTACCGTTAATGGTCTGATATCTGGACTCAACCTGGCCACCGACGTCCTGCTCGACCAAGCATCGGATCCTCAACAGCTCGAGGAGATAAAAATCGACGGCAATCTGCTAGTCTCGGGCGAAATCCACGTATCGCACACCCTCAACGGAATGAACTACGCCAAGTTGCGTGAGTTCACCACCGCCACTGGCAGCACTCCGGACCGTCCTATGAATGTGGAAGTGTACGGCAACGCGCACTTTGAAGTTCAACCGGAGATCGTCACCCTGAACGGGTACAATCTGGAGCAGCTCCATCGGGACGTGTGGCTCGCCAACCGGGACGAGGTGCTAACCGGGAATTATCGCTTCGAGAATGCACACTTTGCTAGCTGGGTTCACGCCAAG GGTCCCATTAACAACCTGAACTTGTCGGAGATTGCGCAAACTTACCTCAGCGTTTCCAAGGCGCAGAATGTGACGACTCCACTGATCTTCAAGGGTCCGGTGCGGTTCCGAAAGGCGACGAGCGCTCGCAGTGTTGAGCTCGGCGGACTGCTAAAGGGATCGATTGA CTCAAAAGGAATCGACATCGTTGACTTTGACAAACACGTGCTGAAGAAAGACGTTCCGCAAACAATCACCGGCAACTGGACGTTCCACAACGTTGAAGTTCGAG GACCCTTCAATCTGACCACGCTAAACGGCCTCGATCTGCGCCGGGACATTCTCTGGCAGGACGCCACCGAGGTGGTCTTCACCGCTCCGAAGCAGTTCGACAACCTGCATGTTCACAACATCATCTGTCCCGATCCGTGCCTGATCCAGGGGGTCGATATCAACGAGTGGTTCGCGAATTCCGTTCGCAAGAGCCGGAATCATACGATCGAGGGTGTGACTACGGTTGAGGCGGCCACGTTCCTGGGGGATATTGAAGTGCTTGGACTGGTGAACAATGTGACCTTTGACCGGGAGCATCTGCTGTTGAAGTCGGTTCCGCAGACGATTAAAGGGGATTTGACGCTGCGGACAAAGTTTCCTGAGTTGAATTTGATTTATCCGTCTTCGATTGAGGAGTTGGAGGTTGAGACGATCAACGGAAAGAACTTTGACGAGTTTATGGCGAACTTGGCCAGGAGAAACCAGGAAACGTTGACGGTTCGGACGCCGGTGACGTTGACGAGAACGTTGCAGGCACAGAATGTGGACACTGGGAATAACACCATCTTCGGTGTTAACATCAACCAGCTGCTGCGGGAGGTCGAGTACGGTGATCAGCTGAGCAAGTACGAGTCAAAGTTgcgcagtttggacatggtcgGACAGTCGCTGGTGGAGACGCTGCACAGTAAGACGCCTTATTTGAGTCACTACGAGCGGATCAAACCGTTGGCGGGACGGTTTCGTGATGTGATCACGATCACGCTGCCGTTGTCACCGAGTCCGATTGAGCTGCTGGCGGCCCACGTGGACGATGGTAATCGCACCGCGGTAGAGTTTTACCGCTGGAACAAAAAGGACGGCCAGTTTCGGGTTGCTAAAG GATTCCCGCCCATCACCTCGCCCAACATGGCCATCACCAACCTCAAACGGATATCCCTTGGCTACGTGCAGCACCTGTTTGTAGAATTCTACGACCCGTCGCGACGCTCCTACCGCCAAACCATCCTGGACCTGGAACCGCCAGACCTGGTCCTGCCCAAAAAGACGCCCAAGTTCATCAGCATCTACGAGTTCAACAGTACCGTCCCACGGAACGTCGTATCCCTCCGGCTCCTCGACCTGGACTGCCTGGGCCTCTTTTCACCCATCAAAGACGGCCTCGAGATTCACTGTCTCCACCTGGAGAACCTGCTGTACTACATGCGATTCCACCAGGCCCTCTCCACGCCAGCCGTCCAGCAAGCTCTCCACCTAGACAACCGCCTAGTCCTGCTTAGTCGGAACGACCTGCTCCAAGTGTGGCGTCCCCAACCCAACTACCAACTCACACTCAACCAGCTGATCAAAGTCCACGCGCCAAACTCACTCACGGTGGCCAAATTCGACCACCAACTATTCATCGCCGTCAGCTCCGAACCCGACCCGGCCGTCGAGTCCGCCCACCACGGTTCGATCCAGATCTGGCGCGATCAGCGGCCATCGCACGCCAACGGTACGTTCACCCGCTATCACACCATTCTCACGAGCGTCCCCAAGCAGATTCAGTTCAGCGTGCTGCCCGTCGTTGGGGAGTTGATGCTGTACACCGTGAAGGACGACCGGTTCCATCCGGTGGTCATCTATCGGTACGAGGGCGTCAGTGGGTTTGCCGAGTATCTGACGAGCAATGTGCTGAGGTTGGCAGGGAGGGATACGAAAATGGCGCTGGTAAAGTTGGAGGGCAAGCAGCGTGAACTGGTGGCGTTGGTCACGGAGCGGGATGTAACGTTTATCGAGGGTGTCGTTAAGGGAAGTGCGTGA
- the LOC120421574 gene encoding cathepsin B-like, which translates to MAFTKILLVVCLAIGTISGFSISDQMQNALVSAIRSRTRTWVAQVYDQREKFGVMNLGLRPNESVANAVPLLENQRSVRSLPESFDSRQKWPNCPSLNQIRDQGCCGSCYVVSTAAAITDRYCIHSGGQKQFTFGATDYLACCTDCFKCDGGYVGKTWQYWVDSGLTSEGPYKSGQGCNSYPFGSYCVNDPLPTCSRKCQAGYPLAYSQDLKYGASAYRVMWNENAIMTEIYQNGPVVVQFEVFADFYQYKSGVYRHVTGATEGWHAVRVIGWGVENGVKYWLVANSWGVRWGDKGFFKFVRGENHLGIEDFVYAGLPKY; encoded by the coding sequence ATGGCTTTTACGAAGATTCTACTAGTGGTTTGCCTCGCCATCGGCACAATCTCCGGGTTCAGCATCTCGGACCAGATGCAGAACGCGCTGGTTTCCGCGATCCGATCCCGCACACGCACCTGGGTCGCCCAAGTGTACGATCAGCGGGAAAAGTTTGGAGTCATGAACTTGGGTCTTCGTCCCAACGAGTCCGTTGCCAACGCCGTACCACTGCTGGAGAATCAACGCTCGGTTCGCTCCCTCCCGGAGAGCTTTGACTCGCGGCAAAAGTGGCCAAACTGCCCTTCGCTGAACCAAATTCGTGACCAGGGTTGCTGCGGATCTTGCTACGTCGTGTCGACCGCCGCGGCCATCACCGATCGTTACTGCATCCATTCCGGGGGTCAAAAGCAGTTCACATTCGGAGCGACGGACTATCTGGCCTGCTGTACGGATTGCTTCAAGTGTGATGGTGGTTACGTTGGGAAAACTTGGCAATACTGGGTGGACTCGGGCCTCACCAGCGAGGGACCGTACAAATCTGGCCAGGGATGCAACTCGTACCCGTTCGGCAGCTACTGCGTCAACGACCCGCTCCCGACGTGCAGCCGGAAGTGCCAGGCAGGATATCCGCTGGCCTACAGCCAGGACCTCAAGTACGGAGCCAGCGCTTACCGTGTCATGTGGAACGAAAATGCGATCATGACCGAGATCTACCAAAATGGACCGGTGGTCGTACAGTTTGAGGTGTTTGCCGATTTTTACCAGTACAAGAGCGGAGTGTACCGTCACGTTACCGGAGCGACTGAAGGTTGGCACGCGGTTCGAGTGATCGGTTGGGGCGTTGAGAACGGCGTCAAGTACTGGCTGGTTGCCAACTCGTGGGGAGTACGCTGGGGCGACAAGGGCTTCTTCAAGTTTGTCCGTGGAGAGAACCATCTAGGAATCGAGGACTTTGTCTACGCCGGACTACCCAAATATTAG
- the LOC120421576 gene encoding cathepsin B-like, whose product MALSKVLLVLCLIAAIGSISGLSITDKIQEALVSAIRSRARSWVAQVYDRPEEFGVMKMSLGLNESELNSLPRLQNQRSVRALPASFDARQKWPYCPSLNQIRSQGSCGSCYAVSTAAVITDRYCIHSGGERQFYFGSTGYLSCCTDCYKCDGGYVFKTFDYWVEYGLTSGGPYHSGQGCKPYPFGGATQDVNIVLKCDRQCQAGYPLTYSQDLKYGASSYILPWGDENAMKAEIYQNGPIVTSFDVYGDFFQYRSGVYRHVTGAYKGSHAVRVIGWGVENGVKYWLCANSWNERWGENGFFKIVRGENHVGVEDISYAGLPKY is encoded by the coding sequence ATGGCTCTCTCTAAAGTTCTACTAGTTCTGTGCCTCATCGCCGCCATCGGCTCCATCTCCGGGCTCAGCATCACGGACAAGATTCAGGAAGCGCTGGTGTCCGCCATCCGATCGCGTGCCCGCTCCTGGGTCGCCCAGGTGTACGATCGGCCAGAAGAGTTTGGCGTGATGAAAATGAGCCTCGGGCTGAACGAGTCTGAACTCAACAGTCTGCCACGGCTGCAGAATCAACGCTCGGTTCGCGCCCTGCCGGCGAGCTTTGACGCGCGCCAAAAGTGGCCTTACTGCCCATCGCTGAACCAAATCCGCAGCCAGGGATCTTGTGGATCGTGCTACGCCGTGTCGACAGCTGCGGTCATTACCGATCGTTACTGCATCCACTCCGGGGGTGAACGGCAGTTCTACTTTGGATCAACGGGCTACCTGTCCTGCTGTACGGACTGTTACAAGTGTGACGGTGGCTACGTGTTCAAAACTTTTGATTACTGGGTGGAGTACGGCCTCACCAGCGGGGGACCGTACCATTCTGGGCAGGGTTGTAAGCCGTACCCGTTTGGCGGCGCTACCCAGGACGTGAATATCGTTCTGAAATGCGATCGCCAGTGCCAGGCCGGATATCCGCTGACCTACAGCCAGGACCTCAAGTATGGAGCCAGTTCGTACATTCTCCCATGGGGAGACGAAAATGCGATGAAAGCCGAGATCTATCAGAACGGTCCGATTGTTACGTCCTTTGATGTGTATGGCGATTTCTTCCAGTACAGGAGCGGAGTGTATCGACACGTTACGGGTGCATACAAAGGTAGTCACGCGGTTCGAGTCATTGGATGGGGCGTTGAGAACGGAGTCAAGTACTGGCTGTGTGCCAACTCGTGGAATGAGCGATGGGgcgaaaatggcttctttaagaTTGTCCGTGGCGAGAATCATGTGGGAGTCGAGGACATTAGCTATGCTGGACTGCCCAAGTATTAG
- the LOC120421577 gene encoding cathepsin B-like produces MAFTKVLLVVCLAVGCISGFSITNQMQDALVSAIRSRTRTWVAQVYDQREKFGVMNLGLRPNESVANAVPLLKNQRSVRFLPKSFDSRQKWSYCPSLNKIRDQGCCGSCYIVATAAAITDRYCIHSGGQQQFTFGATDYLACCTDCLKCVGGYSAKTWQYWVDSGLTSEGAYKSGQGCNSYPFNSYCVNDPYPTCNRQCQAGYPLTHSQDLKYGASAYRVMWNEKAIMTEIFQNGPVVVQFEVFDDFYQYKSGVYRHVTGTTRGWHVVRVIGWGIENGVKYWLIANSWGARWGDKGFFKFVRGENHLGIEDFVYAGLPKY; encoded by the coding sequence ATGGCTTTTACAAAAGTTCTACTAGTCGTTTGCCTTGCCGTCGGATGTATCTCTGGGTTCAGCATCACGAACCAGATGCAAGACGCGCTGGTATCCGCGATCCGATCCCGCACACGCACCTGGGTCGCCCAAGTGTACGATCAGCGGGAAAAGTTTGGAGTCATGAACTTGGGTCTTCGTCCCAACGAGTCCGTTGCCAATGCCGTACCACTGCTGAAGAATCAACGCTCGGTTCGCTTCCTCCCGAAGAGCTTTGACTCGCGTCAAAAGTGGTCTTACTGCCCGTCCCTGAACAAAATTCGTGACCAGGGCTGCTGCGGATCGTGTTACATCGTGGCGACCGCTGCGGCCATCACCGATCGTTACTGTATCCACTCGGGAGGTCAACAGCAGTTCACATTCGGTGCGACGGACTATCTGGCCTGCTGTACGGATTGCTTAAAGTGTGTTGGTGGTTACTCTGCTAAAACCTGGCAATACTGGGTGGACTCGGGCCTCACCAGCGAGGGAGCGTACAAATCTGGCCAGGGATGCAACTCGTACCCGTTCAACAGCTACTGTGTCAACGACCCGTACCCAACGTGCAACCGGCAGTGCCAGGCCGGATATCCGCTGACCCACAGCCAGGACCTCAAGTACGGAGCCAGCGCTTACCGTGTCATGTGGAACGAAAAAGCGATCATGACCGAGATTTTCCAAAATGGACCGGTGGTCGTACAGTTTGAGGTGTTTGACGATTTCTACCAGTACAAGAGCGGAGTGTACCGTCACGTTACCGGAACGACTAGAGGGTGGCACGTGGTTCGAGTCATTGGGTGGGGCATTGAGAACGGCGTCAAGTACTGGCTGATTGCCAACTCGTGGGGAGCACGTTGGGGCGACAAGGGCTTCTTCAAGTTTGTCCGTGGAGAAAACCATCTAGGAATCGAGGACTTTGTCTACGCCGGACTACCCAAATATTAG